One part of the Algibacter sp. L1A34 genome encodes these proteins:
- a CDS encoding DUF4294 domain-containing protein: MTFLKYIFVLFPILLIAQISDVEQDTVMKKYLIIKGDSIPRTSIDLAEVMILPKLKFGDRKERIRYLILRRKTIKVYPYAKMAADRLDSLTRHLATLTKNREKRKYTKKIQKYIEGEFSEKLKKMSRTEGQILVKLIHRQTGRTAFDLVKELRNGWRAFWYNTTASMFDISLKREFDPENEKEDYLIEDILQRNFQNGRLVRQKSAIPFDFYNLVDKWRHEPEKP, from the coding sequence ATGACATTTTTAAAATACATATTCGTGTTATTTCCTATACTGCTCATTGCTCAAATTAGTGATGTTGAGCAGGATACGGTCATGAAGAAATATTTAATAATTAAAGGCGATAGTATTCCAAGAACTTCGATCGATTTAGCGGAAGTAATGATTTTGCCTAAACTTAAATTTGGCGATAGAAAAGAACGTATTCGCTATTTAATTTTGCGACGAAAAACGATAAAAGTGTATCCGTATGCTAAAATGGCGGCAGATAGATTAGATTCTTTAACAAGGCATTTAGCAACACTTACTAAAAACCGAGAAAAAAGAAAATACACTAAGAAGATACAGAAATATATTGAAGGGGAGTTTTCTGAGAAATTAAAGAAGATGAGCCGTACAGAAGGGCAAATTCTTGTAAAGTTAATACACAGGCAAACTGGGAGAACGGCATTCGATTTAGTGAAAGAATTACGTAACGGTTGGCGTGCCTTTTGGTATAATACCACTGCGAGTATGTTCGATATTTCGTTGAAACGTGAATTTGATCCCGAAAACGAAAAAGAAGATTATTTAATTGAAGATATTCTACAACGTAACTTTCAAAACGGACGATTAGTACGTCAGAAATCGGCAATTCCGTTCGATTTTTATAACTTAGTAGATAAGTGGCGACACGAACCCGAAAAACCATAA
- the trhA gene encoding PAQR family membrane homeostasis protein TrhA, translating to MRIQTPFEEKLNALTHGIGAVLGIVALVLLIVFNTHKTPWSLFSVIVYGISIIVLFTASTLYHSVTKEKHKHIFRIIDHISIYILIAGTYTPVCLITLDQSLGWPLFWTVWGIAVFGVVLKLFFTGRFEVFSTLLYLVMGWLIVFDFAHLSEGVGNGILFLFAGGLSYTVGIIFYAIHKIPYNHVIWHLFVLAGAVFHFFMIFNYVI from the coding sequence ATGCGAATTCAAACCCCTTTTGAAGAAAAATTAAACGCTTTAACTCATGGTATTGGTGCTGTTTTAGGTATTGTGGCGTTAGTTTTATTAATCGTATTTAATACTCATAAAACGCCTTGGAGTTTATTTAGCGTTATTGTTTACGGCATATCTATTATCGTTTTATTTACCGCGTCAACCTTATACCATTCGGTTACCAAAGAAAAGCATAAGCATATATTCCGGATTATAGATCATATTAGTATTTATATCCTTATTGCTGGTACTTACACGCCTGTTTGTTTAATTACTCTCGACCAAAGTTTGGGTTGGCCACTCTTTTGGACGGTTTGGGGCATTGCTGTTTTTGGAGTTGTTTTAAAGTTGTTTTTTACAGGGCGATTCGAGGTGTTTTCTACATTGCTTTATTTGGTGATGGGTTGGCTTATTGTTTTCGATTTTGCTCATTTATCCGAAGGTGTTGGTAATGGTATCTTATTTTTGTTCGCCGGTGGTTTATCCTATACCGTTGGAATCATTTTTTATGCCATTCATAAAATTCCGTACAATCATGTTATTTGGCATCTTTTTGTTTTAGCTGGCGCCGTTTTTCATTTTTTTATGATTTTTAATTACGTGATATGA
- a CDS encoding GNAT family N-acetyltransferase, translating into MITVTIAKTQADFKLVETLASQIWHQHYLDIIGLEQVEYMLNKFNSAKAIEEQVRLGAQFYYLTYGETPVGYMAIKPEEDFLFLSKLYVAEGFRGNGIGRVALNFIDEEAKKQQLSGISLKVNKYNTASIAAYEKLGFKNVKASVTDIGNGFVMDDFEMEKLF; encoded by the coding sequence ATGATAACAGTTACAATTGCAAAAACTCAAGCAGATTTTAAATTAGTAGAAACCTTAGCGAGCCAAATTTGGCATCAGCATTATCTAGATATTATTGGTTTAGAGCAGGTGGAATATATGCTGAACAAGTTTAATTCCGCGAAAGCGATTGAAGAGCAGGTGCGTTTAGGAGCGCAATTTTACTATTTAACTTATGGTGAAACACCGGTTGGTTATATGGCTATAAAACCGGAAGAGGATTTTTTGTTTTTAAGTAAATTATACGTTGCAGAAGGCTTTAGAGGAAATGGTATTGGTCGGGTTGCTTTAAATTTTATAGATGAAGAAGCAAAAAAACAACAACTTTCGGGCATTAGTTTGAAGGTGAATAAATATAATACAGCTTCTATTGCAGCCTACGAAAAATTAGGCTTTAAAAACGTAAAAGCATCTGTTACCGATATTGGAAACGGCTTTGTTATGGACGATTTTGAAATGGAAAAGTTGTTTTAG
- a CDS encoding DUF4268 domain-containing protein — MFSKEESRKMREEFWTSFGKSFPRKWILYNTKLKGLSFKFHFDNRSALIALDLEDDLEHRINHWEKLEALKSILLDEYLPDAIYNEAYFLDNEKEISRIYVPLEQKVSIHNKNTWRDVMEFFNVNMNLFEAFFEEYKDVIEG, encoded by the coding sequence ATGTTTAGTAAAGAAGAATCAAGAAAAATGCGAGAAGAATTCTGGACCAGTTTCGGAAAATCTTTCCCACGAAAGTGGATTTTATACAACACAAAATTAAAAGGTTTAAGTTTTAAATTTCATTTTGATAACCGAAGTGCTTTAATCGCTTTAGATCTTGAAGACGATTTGGAACACCGCATTAATCATTGGGAAAAACTAGAGGCCTTAAAATCTATTTTATTAGATGAATACTTGCCTGACGCCATTTACAACGAAGCTTATTTTTTAGATAATGAAAAAGAAATTTCGAGAATTTATGTGCCTTTAGAACAAAAAGTATCTATCCACAACAAAAATACATGGCGCGATGTGATGGAGTTTTTTAATGTAAACATGAATTTATTTGAAGCTTTTTTCGAGGAATACAAAGATGTTATCGAAGGTTAA
- a CDS encoding O-methyltransferase — protein MHFIPEELDAYVVDHSEDEPSLLQQLTRETYQKILQPIMLSGPYQGRVLSMISKLKNPKNILELGTFTGYASLCLAEGLQKDGELHTIDVNEELFDFQRKYFDKSEYGNQIFQHLGNAIDIIPTLDKTFDLIFIDADKPNYVNYFYLIIEKLNPGGIIISDNVLWHGKVIEPLDPKDKSTKAVLDYNTLLKEDPRIETVVLPIRDGLTVSRKL, from the coding sequence ATGCATTTTATACCCGAAGAATTAGACGCCTACGTTGTAGACCATTCTGAAGACGAACCTTCATTATTACAGCAACTTACGCGCGAAACGTATCAGAAAATTTTACAGCCCATTATGCTAAGCGGTCCCTACCAAGGGCGCGTTTTAAGCATGATCTCTAAACTTAAAAACCCAAAAAACATTTTGGAACTCGGCACTTTTACAGGTTATGCCTCTTTATGTTTAGCTGAAGGTTTACAAAAAGATGGTGAGTTACACACTATTGATGTGAATGAGGAACTGTTTGATTTTCAACGTAAATATTTCGATAAATCGGAATACGGAAACCAAATTTTTCAGCATCTCGGGAATGCCATTGACATTATTCCAACCTTAGACAAAACCTTCGATTTAATTTTTATTGATGCCGATAAGCCCAACTACGTCAATTATTTTTATTTAATTATTGAAAAGCTAAATCCGGGTGGTATCATTATTTCCGATAATGTGTTGTGGCATGGTAAAGTGATTGAGCCACTGGACCCTAAAGATAAATCGACTAAAGCGGTTTTAGATTATAACACACTTTTAAAGGAAGACCCAAGAATAGAAACTGTGGTTTTGCCTATTCGTGATGGGTTAACGGTGAGTAGAAAGCTGTAA
- a CDS encoding sensor histidine kinase yields MKRLILLALILISIPVIVISGSSKSTNRINHYPDLPKDDKWEYVKERLFKGETQNFHSYSGPILIELVNAHFPDSTALNSVFEEIRAVLPDKDIDYFRHYTGVSSLRVPQSDDPKVVNGFKLSKLKGRALTLWITEVESKKEAYTLYDERFLKTVSLNYYGTKLVNSRTRGLGSNKRDYVPNSRQFTFKFHESQTVKERMEMMRFYLVRMISCASLFKERTNRESEVVGAMLNSNEASSWHLEFTEYDKFLLQKFYSPTLVQEYKNYMFKTYPEWSAVNFVNKENTKLLANWTRAILAVVLFFLAFSLLYKRQYRFKFLSYFVPILIAYLCLIELNFVNSYFFPTGKPFNQEKFWFSCLVWFTGVVLIAFFLWLFDKYIVKREMSFTTQLVLKTSFTLFVFLVPAFLFPIILSDIEWNKIHHINWIKSYDYFLGFRSPVTWAFLFSLGRGVLLYLDHFSENLVKQKDIELSTLKAANAQAEVRLLQSQINPHFLYNALNSIASLAQSDAVKTEKMALSLSDLFKYTINRKGKKNSTIGDEVEMVKNYLEVEQIRFGDRLSFNISVDESLEAIEIPMFLIQPLIENAVKHGVSKIEGAGKIHLKINRSKEGIVIMVIDNGPRFPDGLVSGHGLQTVYDLLKFSYADNASISIENEPVKQITITIKT; encoded by the coding sequence ATGAAAAGACTCATTTTACTTGCTCTTATTCTTATAAGTATTCCTGTTATTGTAATCTCAGGTTCTAGTAAAAGTACAAACCGTATTAATCATTACCCAGATTTACCAAAAGATGATAAATGGGAATATGTAAAGGAACGTCTTTTTAAAGGCGAAACTCAAAATTTTCATAGTTATTCTGGACCTATATTAATTGAATTAGTAAATGCTCATTTTCCAGACAGTACAGCTTTAAATTCTGTTTTTGAAGAAATAAGAGCGGTGTTACCGGATAAGGATATCGATTATTTTAGACACTACACAGGTGTTAGTTCATTAAGAGTTCCTCAAAGTGATGATCCCAAGGTAGTAAACGGGTTCAAGCTTTCTAAGTTGAAGGGACGCGCTTTAACTCTTTGGATTACAGAAGTAGAATCAAAAAAAGAAGCTTATACATTATATGATGAAAGGTTCTTGAAAACGGTTAGTCTTAATTATTATGGAACGAAATTGGTAAATAGCCGAACAAGAGGTCTTGGGTCTAATAAAAGAGATTATGTTCCCAATAGTCGACAATTTACTTTTAAGTTTCATGAAAGTCAAACTGTAAAAGAAAGAATGGAAATGATGAGATTTTATTTAGTTAGAATGATATCATGTGCAAGTCTATTTAAGGAAAGAACTAATCGTGAATCTGAAGTTGTAGGGGCGATGTTGAATAGCAATGAAGCATCTTCATGGCATCTTGAATTTACTGAGTATGATAAGTTCTTACTTCAAAAATTCTATTCTCCAACGTTGGTTCAAGAATACAAAAATTATATGTTTAAAACGTATCCAGAGTGGTCTGCTGTTAATTTTGTAAACAAAGAAAATACTAAGTTATTGGCCAATTGGACGCGTGCTATTTTGGCTGTAGTTTTGTTTTTTCTAGCTTTTAGTCTTTTGTATAAAAGACAATATCGATTTAAATTTTTAAGCTATTTTGTTCCTATTTTAATAGCCTACCTATGTCTTATAGAATTGAATTTTGTTAATAGTTATTTTTTTCCGACAGGTAAACCTTTTAATCAAGAAAAATTTTGGTTTAGCTGTTTGGTTTGGTTTACAGGCGTAGTCCTTATTGCATTCTTTTTATGGCTATTTGATAAGTATATTGTTAAAAGAGAAATGAGTTTTACTACTCAACTGGTATTAAAAACAAGTTTCACATTGTTCGTTTTTTTAGTTCCAGCGTTTTTATTTCCAATCATATTATCCGATATTGAATGGAATAAAATTCATCATATTAACTGGATTAAATCTTATGATTATTTTTTAGGATTTCGCTCTCCTGTTACATGGGCTTTTCTATTTTCACTAGGACGAGGTGTTTTATTATACCTAGACCACTTTTCAGAAAACCTAGTAAAACAAAAAGACATAGAATTAAGTACCCTAAAAGCAGCCAATGCTCAAGCCGAAGTCAGATTATTACAATCTCAAATAAATCCGCATTTTTTATACAATGCCTTAAACTCTATTGCAAGTTTAGCACAAAGTGATGCAGTTAAAACTGAAAAAATGGCATTGTCTTTATCCGATTTATTTAAATACACCATCAACCGAAAAGGAAAAAAGAATAGCACCATTGGCGATGAGGTAGAGATGGTTAAAAACTATCTGGAAGTAGAACAAATTCGTTTTGGAGACCGTTTATCTTTCAACATTAGTGTTGACGAAAGTTTGGAAGCTATAGAAATCCCGATGTTTCTTATTCAACCATTAATAGAAAATGCTGTTAAGCACGGCGTATCAAAAATAGAAGGTGCAGGAAAGATTCATTTGAAGATTAATAGGAGTAAAGAAGGAATTGTTATAATGGTAATTGATAATGGTCCACGATTTCCAGATGGTTTAGTTAGTGGTCATGGCTTGCAAACGGTTTATGATTTACTTAAGTTTAGTTATGCCGATAATGCTTCAATAAGCATAGAAAATGAACCCGTGAAACAAATAACGATTACCATTAAAACATAA
- a CDS encoding LytR/AlgR family response regulator transcription factor, with protein MQKLYSTLIIDDEPLARERLEKLLLCFPETIHIIGFAKNGSDAQQKIEALNPDLIFLDIEMPGLTGFQLIENLKIIPLIVFCTAHDEYALKAFETNSIDYLVKPLRVERLEKTIEKLKHFNTDNISQNILEVIKSLTEEKLETIMTSITVKKGDRLIFIKLKDVFYFEANNKYVTIFTNKDNYLSEKSLSQIESELPNYFVRVHRGYIVNINTVEEVQKYFNSRYIIKLGNNSKTNITSGRGYINQIKNWINV; from the coding sequence ATGCAAAAACTATATTCAACTTTAATTATAGATGATGAGCCTTTGGCAAGAGAGCGTCTAGAAAAATTGCTTTTGTGTTTTCCAGAAACAATACATATTATTGGTTTTGCTAAAAATGGTAGTGATGCTCAGCAGAAAATAGAGGCATTAAACCCAGATCTTATTTTTTTAGACATTGAAATGCCTGGATTAACGGGTTTTCAATTAATTGAAAATTTAAAAATTATACCGCTAATTGTATTTTGTACAGCACATGATGAATATGCTTTAAAAGCCTTTGAAACCAATAGTATTGATTATTTAGTAAAGCCTTTACGGGTTGAACGTTTGGAAAAGACTATAGAAAAATTAAAACATTTTAATACCGATAATATCTCTCAAAATATTTTGGAAGTCATAAAATCTTTAACTGAAGAAAAATTAGAAACAATAATGACTTCTATAACGGTTAAAAAAGGAGACCGTCTTATTTTTATAAAATTAAAAGATGTTTTTTACTTTGAAGCGAATAATAAGTACGTTACTATTTTTACAAATAAAGATAACTACTTGAGCGAAAAATCATTGTCTCAAATAGAAAGCGAGTTGCCAAATTATTTTGTAAGAGTCCATCGTGGGTATATTGTAAATATCAATACGGTTGAAGAGGTTCAAAAATATTTCAATAGTAGGTATATAATAAAGCTTGGTAATAACAGTAAAACCAATATAACCTCTGGAAGAGGTTATATTAATCAAATAAAAAACTGGATAAATGTGTAA
- a CDS encoding M16 family metallopeptidase, whose protein sequence is MKHSFVFLLLFISTVSFSQQSTENKLLAYNLETEIPKDTTAIRGELDNGLKYYIKENDRPKDIVYIRLVVKAGRLQEDDTQQGLAHLLEHMGFNGTKNFKKDKLVKYLESIGMTFGADLNAHTGFDETVYKLKVPSKDLKKIDKAFQIIEDWSHNMLLKDEDINAERPVVLEEFRGKLGKSLRIGKESAEFLFEGMQQLKYFSDDKIENIENFKTDDMRRFYKDWYRPNLMGIIVAGDIDPVYAENKIKKHFSGLINPINEKPLLAYDSVPYHKELRVKIITDPEQTTTSIGLSFMDKYPSRKNTILLKLQRESIVRGMVISMINRRLIELSNSDTPPFIGSGVSYRSTISKYHNSFSINATSSEAGIQIALKHMVFELERIKRYGFTKEELDQIKKDKLASNETFLENKDDWYSSSYLSLLEQEFKNNWVLYSKDWKYDFFKNTIPEVSLQDVNNVFDLYYHKDNRAVILTAPEKEGLVLSSEKELLETINLAELDSTITEYKPKKLKTQLLKDLRPKGTIVSEEDDLYDIKKIVLSNGARVFYKKTDFDKEQVRFKAFSYGGNSLMSDEDVKSIGQLMPIVTVTGVGGFKKHELSKFLAGKKVGVSSFVSTYDEGLKGTTRTTDLETLFKLIYLNFTSLNNDESMYLSYVDKIKTVTKNRKLSPSNIFSSEISKVTQAGNPRYINMNENSNLERLLDSVPYKTLYKTYKERFENAGDFSFFFIGDFDEDLLKTYAETYLASLPSTDEREEYKLSTYKNMISDERIGVHKGLEDKATLLITFNKEAKHVKKESDALKIFGQIYNTRLRNIIREEKGGVYTVRANLRHVSRPYSKYSASINFSCSPANIEVLEKESLFILKEFIKEGPTKKEVENVKKNWLLNRKKALETNAFWFNYMYNKVYWKEQFKDISNYEEKLSEITPKFIKKVANKYIEKPSLIAELLPEIKEEANDTKVN, encoded by the coding sequence ATGAAACACAGCTTCGTCTTTTTACTTTTATTTATTTCAACAGTTTCATTTTCTCAACAATCTACAGAAAATAAACTACTAGCTTATAATTTAGAAACAGAAATCCCTAAAGACACTACTGCCATTCGTGGAGAATTAGATAATGGATTAAAATATTATATAAAAGAAAATGATAGACCTAAAGATATTGTTTACATACGTTTAGTGGTTAAAGCAGGTAGGTTGCAAGAAGATGATACACAACAAGGGTTGGCGCACTTATTAGAGCATATGGGCTTTAATGGTACTAAAAACTTTAAGAAAGATAAATTAGTAAAATATTTAGAGAGCATAGGGATGACTTTTGGCGCAGACCTTAATGCACATACAGGTTTTGATGAAACCGTTTATAAGTTAAAAGTACCGAGTAAAGACTTGAAAAAGATAGACAAAGCCTTTCAAATTATTGAAGATTGGTCACATAACATGTTATTAAAAGATGAAGATATAAATGCTGAACGTCCTGTGGTTTTAGAAGAATTTAGAGGGAAATTAGGAAAAAGTTTACGTATAGGAAAAGAAAGCGCAGAGTTTCTATTTGAAGGTATGCAGCAATTAAAATATTTTTCTGATGATAAAATAGAGAATATAGAAAATTTCAAAACTGACGATATGCGTCGTTTTTATAAAGATTGGTATCGCCCAAACTTAATGGGAATTATAGTTGCGGGAGATATAGACCCAGTTTATGCCGAAAATAAAATTAAAAAACATTTTTCGGGGTTAATAAATCCAATAAATGAAAAGCCATTATTAGCTTATGATAGTGTACCATATCATAAAGAGCTGCGTGTAAAAATAATTACAGACCCTGAGCAAACAACAACTTCTATTGGCTTAAGTTTTATGGATAAATATCCAAGTAGAAAAAACACTATTTTACTAAAACTCCAAAGAGAAAGCATTGTAAGAGGTATGGTGATTAGTATGATAAATAGAAGATTAATAGAATTGTCTAATAGTGATACACCACCTTTTATTGGCTCAGGTGTGAGTTATAGAAGTACAATTAGTAAATATCATAATAGCTTTTCAATAAACGCCACTTCAAGTGAAGCAGGAATACAAATAGCTTTAAAACATATGGTTTTTGAGTTAGAACGTATTAAACGATATGGTTTTACTAAAGAGGAATTAGATCAGATAAAAAAAGATAAGCTAGCTAGTAATGAAACCTTTTTAGAAAATAAAGATGATTGGTATTCTAGTAGTTATTTAAGTCTTTTAGAGCAAGAATTTAAAAACAATTGGGTATTGTATTCTAAAGACTGGAAATATGATTTTTTCAAAAACACGATACCAGAGGTTAGTTTACAAGATGTAAATAATGTGTTTGATCTTTATTACCACAAAGATAATAGAGCCGTAATATTAACAGCTCCAGAAAAAGAAGGTTTGGTTTTATCTAGTGAAAAGGAATTGTTAGAAACTATAAATTTAGCCGAATTAGATAGTACAATTACAGAATACAAGCCTAAAAAGTTGAAAACTCAATTATTAAAAGATTTAAGACCAAAAGGGACTATTGTTTCTGAAGAAGATGATTTATATGATATAAAAAAAATAGTTTTAAGCAACGGTGCTAGGGTGTTTTATAAGAAAACGGACTTCGATAAAGAACAGGTAAGATTTAAAGCATTTAGTTATGGTGGTAATTCTTTAATGTCTGATGAAGATGTAAAAAGTATAGGGCAATTAATGCCTATTGTTACGGTTACTGGGGTAGGAGGGTTTAAAAAACACGAATTATCAAAATTTTTAGCAGGAAAAAAAGTGGGTGTATCTTCTTTTGTTTCAACCTACGATGAGGGTTTAAAAGGGACCACTCGAACTACAGATTTAGAAACACTTTTTAAATTAATTTATTTAAATTTTACAAGTCTTAATAACGATGAAAGTATGTATTTGTCTTATGTAGATAAGATAAAAACTGTTACGAAAAACAGAAAATTGAGTCCTAGTAACATATTTTCTAGTGAAATTAGTAAAGTTACACAAGCAGGAAACCCTAGATATATAAATATGAATGAGAATAGTAATTTAGAACGTTTGCTAGATTCCGTACCATATAAAACGTTATATAAAACCTATAAAGAGCGTTTTGAAAATGCAGGGGATTTTAGTTTTTTCTTTATTGGCGATTTTGATGAAGACCTTTTAAAAACTTATGCAGAAACCTATTTAGCATCATTACCAAGCACCGATGAAAGAGAGGAATACAAACTATCAACTTATAAAAATATGATTTCTGATGAGCGTATTGGTGTTCATAAAGGACTAGAAGATAAAGCAACCTTATTAATTACTTTTAATAAAGAAGCTAAACATGTGAAAAAAGAAAGTGATGCTTTAAAAATATTTGGGCAAATATACAACACCAGATTGCGTAATATAATTAGAGAAGAAAAAGGAGGGGTGTATACTGTACGTGCTAATTTAAGGCATGTGAGTAGGCCATACTCAAAGTATTCAGCATCTATAAATTTTAGCTGTTCCCCAGCAAATATTGAAGTTTTAGAGAAAGAAAGTTTATTTATTTTAAAAGAATTTATAAAAGAAGGGCCAACTAAAAAAGAGGTGGAAAATGTAAAGAAAAATTGGCTGTTAAATCGAAAAAAAGCTCTTGAAACTAACGCTTTTTGGTTTAATTACATGTACAATAAAGTATATTGGAAAGAACAATTTAAAGATATTAGTAACTATGAAGAAAAGCTTTCTGAAATAACACCAAAATTCATCAAGAAAGTAGCTAATAAGTATATAGAAAAGCCAAGTTTAATTGCAGAACTGCTACCTGAAATAAAAGAAGAAGCTAACGATACCAAGGTTAATTAA
- a CDS encoding amidohydrolase family protein: protein MKRKLRINGHSHLLPYPEEIPDYMQEKGIFWVDKDRKFMLQKDWKRPVTDSSFFLDEKLEWMERNKLDHAVVLNLSQLYGNGLRVEEMKKALRFQNDFNARIQREHPSKFTCGFVVHPGFIRSACWEIERCVETHGMQLLCLPTHYMDTIGTWRCIFDEENEPIFELANKYNLAVEIHPYDGEKFIKLENISWRFHLIWMLAQCGDAYHFLTLNGYQEKYPNMRTCFAHGGQLAQINLGRRIQGFDGRPDLFEGKHHPREAVGHKNIFFDTLVHDTGGLELLIRNHGSKQVIMGLDDPYPLGEMESDKQSSYPGKILDLAVEREIITKTEYDDIWEHNVIQWLCGEDEAAKEKLINRILS from the coding sequence ATGAAACGTAAACTTAGAATTAACGGACATTCTCACTTACTTCCTTATCCGGAAGAAATACCAGACTACATGCAAGAAAAAGGCATTTTCTGGGTAGATAAAGACCGGAAATTCATGCTTCAAAAAGATTGGAAACGCCCCGTAACCGACTCTAGTTTTTTTCTAGATGAAAAGTTAGAATGGATGGAGCGTAACAAACTAGATCATGCTGTAGTTTTAAACCTATCGCAACTTTACGGCAATGGTTTACGTGTTGAAGAAATGAAAAAGGCGTTACGTTTTCAAAATGATTTTAATGCACGTATACAGCGCGAACACCCCAGTAAATTTACCTGTGGCTTTGTGGTGCATCCAGGCTTTATTCGCAGTGCCTGTTGGGAAATTGAACGTTGTGTAGAAACCCATGGCATGCAATTACTTTGCCTACCAACCCATTATATGGATACCATTGGTACGTGGCGTTGTATTTTTGATGAAGAAAACGAACCTATTTTTGAGTTGGCTAACAAATACAACTTAGCTGTAGAAATCCATCCTTACGATGGTGAAAAATTTATAAAATTAGAAAACATATCCTGGCGTTTTCATCTTATTTGGATGTTAGCTCAATGTGGCGATGCATATCATTTTTTAACATTAAATGGTTATCAAGAAAAATATCCAAATATGCGTACTTGCTTTGCTCACGGTGGGCAATTGGCTCAAATTAACTTGGGTAGACGAATTCAGGGTTTCGATGGTAGACCCGATTTATTCGAAGGTAAACACCACCCAAGAGAGGCTGTTGGCCATAAAAACATATTCTTCGATACTTTGGTCCATGATACTGGCGGACTAGAATTATTGATTAGAAATCATGGCTCTAAACAAGTTATTATGGGGTTAGACGATCCGTATCCTTTAGGTGAAATGGAAAGTGATAAGCAATCATCTTACCCTGGGAAAATACTAGATTTAGCTGTTGAAAGAGAAATTATCACCAAAACTGAGTATGATGATATTTGGGAACATAATGTAATTCAATGGTTATGTGGTGAAGATGAAGCTGCTAAAGAAAAATTGATTAATAGGATTTTAAGTTAA
- a CDS encoding 3-hydroxyanthranilate 3,4-dioxygenase, translating into MSKLVSPLNFKAWIEENRHLLKPPVGNKVVWKDADFIVMVVGGPNSRKDYHYNETPEFFYQVEGDIILKIIDKGTPKDVHIKEGDIYLLPAKVPHSPQRGANTVGLVIEYKRPEGMKDALVWFCENCVTKLYEEDFTLENIETDMPKIFDNYYSDQHKRTCPNCSEVMQPPKKVEIE; encoded by the coding sequence ATGAGTAAACTAGTTTCTCCTTTAAATTTTAAAGCTTGGATTGAAGAAAACAGACATTTACTAAAACCACCCGTTGGCAACAAAGTGGTTTGGAAAGATGCCGATTTTATTGTTATGGTAGTTGGTGGTCCAAACAGTCGAAAAGATTATCATTACAATGAAACTCCAGAGTTTTTCTATCAAGTTGAAGGCGATATTATTTTAAAAATCATTGATAAAGGCACGCCAAAAGATGTGCATATCAAAGAAGGTGATATTTATTTATTACCTGCAAAAGTACCACATTCTCCACAACGTGGCGCCAATACGGTAGGTTTAGTTATCGAGTACAAACGTCCCGAAGGCATGAAAGATGCTTTGGTATGGTTTTGCGAAAACTGTGTAACCAAACTTTACGAAGAAGATTTTACATTAGAAAATATTGAAACCGATATGCCTAAAATTTTCGATAATTATTACAGTGATCAGCACAAACGCACATGCCCAAATTGCAGTGAAGTTATGCAACCTCCCAAAAAGGTTGAAATTGAATAG